The following DNA comes from Curtobacterium sp. 9128.
TCGCGAAGGGCGGCCGCTTCATGCAGTTGCTCGAAGGCCCGGCGTGGAGCGTCGACGACCGGTTCTCGGTCATCGCGAAGGACCCGCGGCACCACGAGGTGACCTCGCTGATCCGGGAGGACATCGAGAGTCGTCGGTTCGACGGGTGGTCGATGGCCTACCGCGGACTCGATGACGACGACCTGGCTGCGGAAGCGGGGTTCAGCCCGTTCCTGAGCGGGACGACGGACTTCCCGCGGTCGTTCGACCGGACGAGCGCGGCGTGGCTCCTGAAGTGGTTCCGAGATCGCGAGCTGCACGACGTCTGAGCGGTCAGGCGAACGACTCGTCGACGAGGGCCAGCAGCCGCTCCCGGTGCGCCCGCTCCACTGACGCGAGGACGAGCACCTGCCACATCGTCGCCACCGCAGGGAGCAGGTCCTGCCGACCGGAGCGGACGTTCGCGACGAGCTGCACGCCGGTGAAGTACGGCACCACGGTCGCGCCGAGCTGTTCCGGCGAGAGCTCCTGCCCGACCTCACCGCTCGCGACCCCGAGGCGGAATACATCGACGACCCCGGCGATCCACTGCTCGTAGAAGCTCGAGGTCGCACCGGCCAGTACACCGTGCTCCAACGACAGCCGGATCCCCGCGCGGACGACCAGGTCGTGCATGAGCAGGTCGGCGATGGCTCGGGAGGCCCGGATGAGTGAGCCGACCGGCGACGCATCGGTGAAGTCCATCGCCGCGAAGGTCCGGGCGTTCTGCTCGTCGATGACCGCGTGCGCGATCGACAGCTTCGTCGGGAAGTGGTGGTGGAGCGCACCCTGGCCGACGCCGCCCGCTCGGGCGATCCCCGCGATGCTGGCAGTCGCGTACCCGTGTCGGTCGAACTCGCCGGCGGCGGCCTCGACGATCAGCGCACGTCGCCCCTGGCCTGCCGCGTCTCCCACCGGTCCACCGTACCGACCGGCGGGAGCGCTCCCGGCCGTCAGGCCTGGTCGGCGTGCAGGAACTCGGCGATGGCGGTCGCGCCGCTGTTGAAGCGGTAGGTGCTGCCCGCGGTCCCACCGTTGTCGAGGACGTCCGCGACGACCTGCGCGACGTCGCCACGCGACACCTTCGACGAGTCGCCGTCCCAGTCGATGCGACCGGTCGGTTCGTCGTCGGTGAGCGTGCTCGGCGCGACGATCGTCCACTCGAGGCCGGAGTCACGGACCACCGCGTCGGCGATCATCTTGGACTGCGCGTACGCGAAGAAGTCGTTGTCCTGCGGCACCCCGTGGTCGAGCACGGAACCTGCCCACGAGACCATCACGTAGCGTTCGACACCCGCGCGCTTGGCAGCCTGCACGGACAGCACTGCCGCATCGCGGTCGATCGCCCAGGTCCGGTCGACCGATCCCCCGCCGGCACCGGCGGACCACACCACGGCGTCCTGCCCGCGGACCAGGTCCTCGAAGCCCGACAACGTCAGCTCCTGGATGTCGGCCACCTTCGGGTCGCCGCCGTGGGAACGGATCTCGTCGGCCTGGTCGGGGTTCCGGATGACGGACGTGACGTGGTGGCCGCGCTCGCTGAGGATGCGCGTCGCGAGGAGTGCGACCTTGCCGTGGCCGCCGAAGATGATGATGTCGCTCATTGCAACGACGCTACGCGGACCGCCTCAGCGCGGGGTGACCGCGACACGGACGTGGATCGAGCGGAGGGTGTGGGATTCGAACCCACGAGACATCGCTGCCCACCTGTTTTCAAGACAGGCTCCATCGGCCACTCGGACAACCCTCCACGACGCGGCCACGTGGCGAGACGTGACCGCGTCCCGAGGAGTCTAGCCGAGCCTCCAGGCCGGGACCTGGAACACGACGACCCCCGATCGGTGCGATCGGGGGTCGTCGTGTCGACGTCAGGCCGGGCCTGTCAGGTCAGGCCTGCGGACGGTCGTCCTGGCGCCGGCGGGCGCGCTGCGCGGCGAGGAGCAGGACGAGGCCGAGCAGCAGCACCACGATCGCTGCGGGGACACCGATCATGACGATGTTCGTGCCGGTGAACGCGAGCTCCTGCGGAGCGGCTTCGACGGTGAACTTCTTCGTGATCTCCTTCGAGAACACCCACACCGTCTTCTGCGGCGCCGCCGAACGAGCACCGGGGGTGGTGTCCGTGTCGTCGGTGACCGTGTACTGGCCCTTCGCCTTCGCGGTGAAGGTCAGCGAACCGGCCGCGACGTCGGCCTCCGAGACGGTGTAGCTGGTCTCGCAGGACTCAACCTGACCAGGCTGGAGTGCCTCGATCTCGCAGGAGATCGACGATCCGACCTGCTGCTCCACCGCGGCGCGGTCGAGGGTCCGGTTACCGGTGTTCGCGAACCGGAACGACCCCGTCACGACGTCACCCGGACGGAGCGCGTCCGTGGTCGCGGACGTCGTGTACTCGCCGCTGATGTCGATGCTGGCAGAGGACTCCAGCGACACGTCACGGTGGTCACCCGAGGACACCGAGTCACCCGTCGGCGTCGTGCCCGCGGTGGTCAGGTCGAACCCGACCGTCCCGCGGTCGATGTCCTGCTGGGTCAGGGCGTAGGGCGCCAGCTCGGTGACGACGTCGGTCCCCGGCGCCAGCGTGCCCTCGCCGACCTGCTCGGGGTCGCCGTCCGACACGACGGACTCCAGGCCCTCGACCGTCACGTTGCCCGCGTTCGAGACCGTCGCGGACAGCAGCACCTCGTCGCCGACGCGCGGAGCCGAACCATGCTCGGTCTCGGCGAGGTGCGCCGAGAGCACGGACTGCAGCTGCGGTTCCTGCAGCAGCGTCACGTCAGCGGACTCGTCCGCCGAGATCGTCTGCCCCTTCGGACCCGTCGCGGCAGCAGCCAACGAGAAGCGCACCGTGCCGGCGTCGATGTCCGCCTGGGACAGCGTGTACCCGGCGATCGTGAGCTTCGCCGTCGAACCCGGAGCGATCGTCTCCGGCGCCTTGACCGTCAGGTCCTCATGGCCGGGCAGGGCAACCTGCACGTCGGAGACGGTCACGGTGCCCGTGTTGGCCAGCGTTCCCGTGAGCGTGACGGTGTCGCCCGCGTTCGGAGCACCCTTCGCGTCGAGCTCGGCGCCGAAGCGCGCACTCATGGTCGCCTGCTGCTCGAACTCGACCACGGTCTCCACGTCGTCACGGACCTGCTGGTCCTTCGGACCAACCGCCGCGACCTGCATCGGAACGCTCAGCGTGCCCGCGTCGATGTCCGCCTGGGTCAGCGTGTAGTCCGACACCGACACGGCGGTGGACGCACCGGGCGCGAGACGCTCCTCGGCGACGGAGACCCGCAGCCCGTCGAAGCCGGGGACGGCAGCGGTCACACCGTGCAGGGTGACGTTGCCGCTGTTCCGGATCGATCCGGTGAAGGACACGGTGTCGCCGGCCTTGGGGGCCTTCTTGCCGTCCAGCTCGCTGCTGAACTTCGTCGACACGGCCGGAGCCTGCGCGACGGTCGCCTGCGTCGCCGTGGCAGATGCCTCAACCTCGACACCCTTCGGCGCGGTGCTCGTCGCGGTCGCGTCGAACGTGACCGACCCACGATCAACGTCGGCCTGGGTCACCTTGTAGGAGCCCTCGACCGCGCACTCGACGGACTTGCCGGGAGCGATCGCTGCGGGGCAGGTAACGGTCATCCCGCGCTCACCGTCGATGACGATCGTCGTGTCACGGATCGTGACGTTGCCAGTGTTGGAAGCGGTCACACCGAGCGAGACCTTGTCGCCGACACCCGGGTCCGACGTGGTCTTCACCACCGGTGCCAGGGCGAGCCCTGCACCGGCGGCCTGCTCGAGGTCCAGGCTCGCGCCGGCCTCACTGTTCGCGACCTGACCCTTCGGCCCCTGCGATTCACCACGCATCGTGAACGAGACAGAACCCTCGTCGATGTCATCCTGCGTCAACGAGTACGCGGCGATCGTCACCGGGACGTCGGCCCCGGGTGCGAGCGCACCGGACGGCACCTCGACGGAGAGATCGTCGCGGTTGAGGATCGACGCGGTGATCTCGGACAGGGTCACGGTGCCGCTGTTGGTCAGCGTGCCCGTGAGGGAGACGGTGTCGCCGGCCTTCGGCGTGCCCTTCGCGTCGAGGGACGCACCGAACCGGGCGGTCAGCGCGGTCCGCTGCTCGATCTCGACGACGGTGCGCGCGTCGTCCTGGACCTGCTGGTCCTTCGGACCGATCGCAGCGACCTGCATCGGGACGGTCAGCGTCCCCGCATCGATGTCCGCCTGGGTCAGGACGTAGTCGGACACGGTGACCTCGGTCGACGCGCCGGGGGCGAGCTGCTCGTCGGACACGCCGACGGCCAGTCCGTCGAAGCCCGGGACAGCGGCGGTCACGCCGTGCAGCGTGACGTTGCCGCTGTTGCGGATCGCGCCGGTGAAGGAAACCCGGTCACCAGCCTTGGGGGCCTTCCCGGAGAGCTCGCCGGCGATCGTCGCCGACACCGCCGGCGCCTGAGCCTGCGTGGCCTGCGTGGTCGTCGCCGTGGCTTCGACCTCGACACCCTTCGGCGCGGTGCTCGTCGCGGTGGCCGCGAACGCAACCGAACCGTGATCCACATCAGCCTGGGTCACCTTGTAGGAACCCTCGACCTCGCAGTCCACCGACTTCCCCGGAGCGATGGTCGCCGGGCACGTGACGGTCATGCCACGCTGCCCGGCGATGACGATGCTCGTGTCGCGGAGCGTGACGTTGCCGGTGTTCGAGGCGCGGACACTCAGCGTGACCGTGTCGCCGACGCCCGGGTCACCGGTGGTCTTCACGACCGGTGCAAGAGCAAGCCCCGCGCCGGCGTTCTGCTCACTGGTGCTCACCGTCGCCGTGCCAGCGCCCGCAACGGGGGCGTCCAGCCGGGAGAGCGCGGAGATCGACACCGAGTCGTCGATGCTGCCGGCATCGATGTCGTCCTGCGTGACGTCACGAGCGGGCGTGGTGCACGACACCGTCGCCCCGACCGCGATGTCGGTCGCAGCGCAGGCGTCAGCCACCTCACCGATCGTCAGGTCGTGGACCGCGACGTTGCCGTCGTTCTTCACGTCGTACCGGAACGCGATCTTCTCGCCCAGATCCGCGACCGCGTCGCCGTTGCCACCGGTGATCACCGGGGTGCCGGTCACGGTGAGTGCGTTGCGCTCCGGTGCGAACTCCACCGAGTCCGTCCCCGCGAGGTCGAGCCCCTTGTGCGCCGTCACCAGGTCGGTGTCGACCGAGTACGTCCCGGGCGTCGTGGTCGTGACATCCACCGAGATCGTGCAGTCCACAGCGCCCTCGGCGAGGTCACCGTCCACGGTCACGGACGTCGCACCCGCAGCCGCGGTCACTTCGGGGTTCGCACAGGTCGTCGACGTGTTCGGCGTCGGCGCCACCGTGAGCCCATCCGGCAGGTCAGCGGCGAAGGACCAGCCGCGCTTCTGCCCGTGCTCGGTCGTGTTGATCACGCGGTAGGTCAGTCGGGCGGTGTCGCCCACGATCGGCGTCCCGGACAGCGACTGCGTCATGGTCGGCGTCGAGTCGACGATGGACACACGGTCCACCGCGCCGTCGTTCCCGCCGCCGGAGGCCTGCTGGTTGCGCATGATCCAGCGCACGGTGTCGCCGCTGAAGAGCAGCCCGCCCTTCGAGACGAACTCGCCGCCCTTGATCGACATACCCGAGACGATGTACTCCTGCGCGCCACGGTCCGTGCAGGGGTCGATCGGGGTGTCCGCGATCTTGTGTTCCTGGTCGCCGTCGACGAGCGAGAAGTCCAGGAGCGGGTGATTGGAGTAACAGTTGATCGCAGCAGCGCTGACGCCGAACGACACGAAGCGTCCAGTCTGCGGCAGTTCGAACGGCTTCACCGATTCGAGCTGGATCTTGCCCGCGCCGGGATCTCCACCCTGGGTGTAGGCGCTGACGATGTGGTTGGTAGCCGGGTCCGTGCCGGTGATCTGCCCGAGGGCGTTCGCGATCCTCTTCAGGTTGTTGTTCGCTGCGCCGTCGCAGGCGGCGAGCGAGGTGCTCGACTGACTCGTCACGATGCCGTTGCATCGTGCACCGTTGATCCACACCGGGTCACCCGTGTAGGTCTCGTCAGCGGCACCGACGTACTCGTTGACCAGCTTGGCGTCGGTCCAGCCGCCGTTCTC
Coding sequences within:
- a CDS encoding BLUF domain-containing protein is translated as MLVSIVYMSRAVEEFDDAAMTALLREARLHNEALGVSGLLVAKGGRFMQLLEGPAWSVDDRFSVIAKDPRHHEVTSLIREDIESRRFDGWSMAYRGLDDDDLAAEAGFSPFLSGTTDFPRSFDRTSAAWLLKWFRDRELHDV
- a CDS encoding SDR family oxidoreductase, translated to MSDIIIFGGHGKVALLATRILSERGHHVTSVIRNPDQADEIRSHGGDPKVADIQELTLSGFEDLVRGQDAVVWSAGAGGGSVDRTWAIDRDAAVLSVQAAKRAGVERYVMVSWAGSVLDHGVPQDNDFFAYAQSKMIADAVVRDSGLEWTIVAPSTLTDDEPTGRIDWDGDSSKVSRGDVAQVVADVLDNGGTAGSTYRFNSGATAIAEFLHADQA
- a CDS encoding TetR/AcrR family transcriptional regulator, with the translated sequence MGDAAGQGRRALIVEAAAGEFDRHGYATASIAGIARAGGVGQGALHHHFPTKLSIAHAVIDEQNARTFAAMDFTDASPVGSLIRASRAIADLLMHDLVVRAGIRLSLEHGVLAGATSSFYEQWIAGVVDVFRLGVASGEVGQELSPEQLGATVVPYFTGVQLVANVRSGRQDLLPAVATMWQVLVLASVERAHRERLLALVDESFA